Within Stella humosa, the genomic segment GCGGATGTTGCGGGCCGAGGCGCAGACGTTGCGCTGGCGCAGCGGCACGATCTTGGGCCGCGAGGTGGTGCCGGACGTGTGGAGGACCAGCGCCACGTCGTCGCTGACCGCGATGCCGGGGGCGGCCGCGGTGCCCGCGGACGATCCCTCCAGCGTGAAGGCGCCGGCGGGACCGGCCGGGTCGAAGACCAGCTCGACGATCGGCACGCCTCGCGCCTGGGCGACGGCAATGGCCGGCGACTGGCTGCCGCGCTCCACCACGAGCGCCTTGGCGTCGAGGTCGCCCAGGTAGAAATCGAACTCTTCGGCGCGGTAGCCGGGATTGAGCGGCGCCGTGGTCGCGCCACAGGCGATGGCGACGAAGGCCGACGCCATCTCCGGGCCGTTCGGCAGGACGATGGCGACCGCGTCGTTGCGGCCGATCCCCAGCCGGTTCAGCGTGGCCACCGTATCGGCGACGAGCCGGCGCAGGCCGGCATAGGTCAGTTCCGGCCGGTCCGGCGCGGCGATGGCGGTTGCCTCGTCGCGCCCGATGGCAAGCAGGTCGGCGATGCTGGTGGCGGCGCTCATCGGCGTCTCTTCCGTCATTGGCGAGTTCCCCCTTGGGAGAAACCGTAGCAGCCGCCCCGGATCGAGGCCAGCCGCCGCCATAAGCGCGCGGCATGGCATGTTTTTGTGCAAGAGGGGGTGGCGGCCGGCCCAATTCCGGCGCAGGATTCCCGGCCAACCTACAGGTTTCGATGCTGGCAAGTTCCCTGCCGCCGGCCTCGCGGAGCGACATCAAGCGCGGCATCGCCTTCATGGTCGGTGCGGTCCTGGTCTTCTCCGTGTTGAACGCGGCGATCAAATGGCAAGTCGCCCGCTATCCCGTGGGCGAGGTCGTCTTCATCCGTTGCCTCTTCGCGCTCATCCCCTGCTTCGTGCTGGTGTCGATCAGCGGCGGCCTCCGGGTGCTGCGGACCCGGCGGCTCGGCTGGCACGTCTCGCGCGCGATGCTGCAGTTCGTGTCGATGAGCTGCAGCTTCATGGCCTTCAGCATGATGCCGCTGGCCGATGCCGTCGCCATCGGCTTCGCCTCGCCCATCTTCCTGACCGCGCTGTCGGTGCCGCTGCTGGGCGAGAAGGTCGGCGTCTATCGCTGGGGTGCAGTCGCCTTCGGCTTCATCGGCGTGCTGATCATGGTCCGCCCCACGGGCGACGTGCTGAACTCGGGCGCCATGTTCGCGTTGACCAACGCGCTCTTCGGCGCCCTGCTGTCGATCGGCATCCGCCGGCTGAGCGCCACCGAGGCCAGCGCCACGCTCGTCTTCTACCAGGCCGTCACGACGTTCTTAATCGCGACGGCGACGCTGCCCTTCTTCACCTGGGTCCCCATCACCTGGGCCGATTTCTTCATGATCGGCGGCATCGGCATCTGCTCGGGCGTGGCCCAGTTCTGGTGGACGCAGGCGTTCCGCTTCACGCCCGCCGCCATCCTGGCGCCCTTCAGCTACCTGTCGATGATCTGGGCCGTGCTGATGGGGTTTCTCGTCTGGGGGGACGTCCCCACGCTGCCGCTCATCGCGGGCGCGGCCATCGTCGCCATGTCCGGCCTGTTCATCGCCTATCGCGAAACGCGGCGGCGCGGCCAGGCGAGCCAGCCCGCCAAGCCGGCAAGCTGACGCGCCGGCGAGCGGGCCAGGCCAGAGTGGTCAGTCGCCCTTGCCGCCCTTGTCGTCACGCCGGGACAGCGTCTCCAGCTGCTTCTGCAGGGCATCCAGGCGGGCTTCCAGCTCGCGCATGGATTCGTTGGCGGGCGGCGGTGCCGGCGCGCGCGGCGGCTCGCCGGGGCGCTCGTCCTCACCCGGCCGGCCGGCCGAGCCCGAGAAGGGCGCCCACATCTGCATCGCGCGCTCGAACATGGCCAGGTTCTGCTTGCCCATGTCTTCGAGCCGGCCGAACGGGAACAGATTGCCGAACGTGCCCTGCATGTAGCCGCGGAACTGGTCCTGGTTGCGGGCAAAGGTCTGCATGCTGGCATCGAGATAGCGCGGCACCAGCCATTGCAGGTTGTTGCCGTAGAAGCTGATAAGCTGCCGCAGGAAGCCGATCGGCAGCAGGTTGTGCCCGCTCTTCTGTTCCTCTTCGACGATGATCTGGGTCAGCACCGTGCGGGTGATGTCGTCGCCGGTCTTGGCGTCGTAGACGACGAAGTCCTGGCCGTCCTTCACCATCTGGCACAGATGATCGAGCGTGACGTAGCTCGACGTCGCGGTGTTGTAGAGGCGACGATTGGCGTATTTCTTGATGGTGATGGCTGGTGAGGTCGCCGACCCCGAATCCTCGGTCATGCAGGTACTCCGGACGGTGGACGGTTCCGCAACGTGCATAACACGGATTTCGCTGTCGCGAACAGCGCCTCTGCTGCGGGCGCGAACAGGCGGCCGCCGGACCCGGCCGGCCGCGGCGGTGGCGACGATGCCCTGCCGCCGATATAGTCCGGCCGATGGCCGATCCGCCCGATTCAGCCGCACTCGCCAGACGGTTCGTCACCCTCTGGCAGGAGCAGATGCTGGCCGTCGCCGCCGATCCGGCCATGGCCGAGGCGACGGCGCGCTGGCTGTCGCTCTTCGCACCGGCGGCAAGCCTGACCCAGGCGTTCTCTGCACCGGCATTCGCGGCACCGCCCGTAGCGCCGGCCGCCGCCACCGGCGCGCAGCATGACCCCGTCGCCACACCCGCCCCGGCAGGGACCGCGGCCGCTGCCGGCGCATCTGGGGCTGGCGGCCACGATCTGGACCAGCTCGCGCGCCGCATGGCCGCTCTTGAGGAGCGC encodes:
- a CDS encoding DMT family transporter; this encodes MLASSLPPASRSDIKRGIAFMVGAVLVFSVLNAAIKWQVARYPVGEVVFIRCLFALIPCFVLVSISGGLRVLRTRRLGWHVSRAMLQFVSMSCSFMAFSMMPLADAVAIGFASPIFLTALSVPLLGEKVGVYRWGAVAFGFIGVLIMVRPTGDVLNSGAMFALTNALFGALLSIGIRRLSATEASATLVFYQAVTTFLIATATLPFFTWVPITWADFFMIGGIGICSGVAQFWWTQAFRFTPAAILAPFSYLSMIWAVLMGFLVWGDVPTLPLIAGAAIVAMSGLFIAYRETRRRGQASQPAKPAS
- the phaR gene encoding polyhydroxyalkanoate synthesis repressor PhaR, translating into MTEDSGSATSPAITIKKYANRRLYNTATSSYVTLDHLCQMVKDGQDFVVYDAKTGDDITRTVLTQIIVEEEQKSGHNLLPIGFLRQLISFYGNNLQWLVPRYLDASMQTFARNQDQFRGYMQGTFGNLFPFGRLEDMGKQNLAMFERAMQMWAPFSGSAGRPGEDERPGEPPRAPAPPPANESMRELEARLDALQKQLETLSRRDDKGGKGD